One genomic window of Trichosurus vulpecula isolate mTriVul1 chromosome X, mTriVul1.pri, whole genome shotgun sequence includes the following:
- the LOC118832495 gene encoding transcriptional repressor protein YY1-like → ELVESQKEEKEGLSAYLEPVDEGTVNNGGDRGQGSDDGSEGSSQSWEKKQEQLKTLEGEFAITMWATDEENKMMTETVIENQELPEEPVILKKPGKRTRKKLPPGGMTEVNLSDPKQLAEFIHQKKPPKDVDKKLPCPNEKCMKLFRDNSALRKHMHTHGPKGHVCPECGKAFVESSKLKRHKLVHTGEKPFQCMFKGCEKRFSLDFNLRTHMRIHTGDRPYVCPFAGCTKMFAQSTNLKSHVLTHGKTRSKK, encoded by the exons GAACTCGTGGaaagtcagaaggaagaaaaggaaggattaTCTGCCTATCTTGAACCAG TAGATGAAGGGACTGTCAACAATGGAGGAGACAGAGGTCAAGGCTCTGATGATGGGTCAGAGGGAAGCTCTCAGAGTTGGGAGAAGAAGCAAGAACAACTCAAGACCCTGGAAGGAGAATTTGCCATCACAATGTGggccacagatgaggaaaacaagatgaTGACTGAGACAGTGATAGAAAACCAGGAGCTCCCAGAAGAACCTGTAATTTTGAAGAAGCCTGGGAAGCGGACCAGAAAGAAGCTCCCTCCTGGAGGAATGACCGAGGTCAATCTCTCTGATCCCAAACAGCTGGCTGAATTTATCCATCAAAAGAAACCACCTAAAGATGTTGATAAAAAGCTGCCTTGCCCTAATGAAAAATGTATGAAGCTGTTCAGAGATAATTCTGCCCTGCGGAAACATATGCATACCCACGGTCCCAAGGGTCATGTCTGCCcagaatgtggaaaggccttcgtTGAGAGTTCCAAGCTAAAGCGACACAAATTagtccatactggagagaagccctttCAGTGCATGTTCAAAGGTTGTGAGAAGCGTTTTTCACTGGACTTCAACTTACGTACCCACATGCGGATCCATACTGGCGATCGTCCCTATGTGTGCCCCTTTGCTGGCTGTACCAAGATGTTTGCCCAGTCAACCAACCTGAAATCTCATGTCCTGACCCATGGGAAGACAAGATccaagaagtaa